In a single window of the Bactrocera dorsalis isolate Fly_Bdor chromosome 2, ASM2337382v1, whole genome shotgun sequence genome:
- the LOC105230252 gene encoding pancreatic triacylglycerol lipase, producing MSPNLRVFAFVFTILCALANSKFSYEPGNCDILIKSAVSEILKNEMRARLRPSWRESRINHLRYELYTPQNPYNAQVLKTGDANVLRKSFFNAKLPVRISIHGWTGKSTSCSNAAIKDAYLAAGKFNVIILDWSAISMGISYIRVSGRLHEIATKLLEFTQFLHLESGVPYESIYLVGHSAGAHIAGLAGKQLRPQRYGAIYALDPAGLAQLPLGEDKRLAPNDAIYTESIHSDVAMLGNPSTELTQASFFVNYGLHQPQCPNATAAEFVFACNHFAAIYYFAESLRQPRAFGAIRCRRYNGCCLLSKSRLLLGEWDCGCPNAAKTGECPMDVFMGGEPAVPKSGIFYLSTRSNPQPFGYGETVRIKRAGPATYLHNKFLSSEFVSNLLMKFYH from the exons atGTCACCAAATTTAAGAGTGTTTGCATTTGTGTTCACAATCCTTTGTG CACTAGCAAATTCGAAATTCTCCTATGAACCCGGCaattgtgatattttaataaagagCGCTGTAAGCgagattttaaaaaatgaaatgcgCGCACGGCTGCGTCCTTCGTGGCGTGAGTCGCGCATCAATCACTTACGTTACGAGCTCTACACGCCACAGAATCCTTATAATGCGCAAGTTTTGAAGACAGGTGATGCTAATGTGCTGCGTAAGTCGTTTTTCAATGCCAAATTGCCGGTTAG AATCTCCATACACGGTTGGACCGGCAAGAGCACCTCATGTTCGAACGCAGCCATCAAGGATGCCTACTTAGCGGCGGGCAAATTCAATGTAATAATACTCGATTGGAGTGCCATATCGATGGGTATTAGCTATATTCGCGTTAGCGGTCGATTGCATGAAATCGCCACAAAATTGTTGGAATTCACACAATTTTTGCATCTAGAAAGTGGCGTCCCCTACGAAAGCATATATTTGGTGGGTCATAGCGCCGGGGCGCATATAGCTGGGCTAGCGGGTAAACAATTACGACCGCAACGTTACGGCGCCATCTATGCGCTCGACCCGGCCGGCCTTGCGCAGTTGCCGCTCGGCGAAGATAAACGTTTGGCACCGAACGATGCCATTTACACGGAATCCATACACTCGGACGTTGCGATGCTGGGCAATCCGAGCACGGAACTTACACAGGCGTCATTCTTTGTCAATTATGGTCTACACCAGCCACAGTGTCCGAATGCAACGGCAGCTGAATTTGTTTTCGCATGCAATCATTTTGCGGCCATTTATTACtttgcggaatcgttgcgacaGCCACGCGCCTTCGGTGCCATACGTTGCAGACGATACAACGGCTGCTGTCTTCTCAGCAAGAGTCGTCTTCTGTTGGGCGAATGGGATTGTGGCTGCCCAAATGCCGCCAAGACAGGTGAATGCCCGATGGACGTATTTATGGGAGGTGAACCGGCTGTGCCAAAAAGCGGCATTTTCTATCTGAGCACGCGTTCTAACCCGCAGCCATTTGGCTACGGCGAAACGGTGCGCATTAAACGCGCTGGGCCGGCCACATACTTgcataacaaatttttgagtaGTGAATTCGTCAGCAATCTGTTGATGAAATTTTACCACTGA